The following coding sequences lie in one Lelliottia jeotgali genomic window:
- a CDS encoding Transcription termination protein NusA, which yields MNKEILAVVEAVSNEKSLPREKIFEALESALATATKKKYEQEIDVRVEIDRKSGDFDTFRRWVIVEEVTQPTKEITLEAARYEDESFNVGEYVEDQIESVTFDRITTQTAKQVIVQKVREAERAMVVDQFREHEGEIITGVVKKVNRDNIALDLGSNAEAVILREDMLPRENFRPGDRIRGVLYAVRPEARGAQLFVTRSKPEMLIELFRIEVPEIGEEVIEIKAAARDPGSRAKIAVKTNDKRIDPVGACVGMRGARVQAVSTELGGERIDIVLWDDNPAQFVINAMAPADVSSIVVDEDKHTMDIAVEAGNLAQAIGRNGQNVRLASQLSGWDLNVMTVDDLQAKHQAEAHAAIDNFTKYLDIDEDFATVLVEEGFSSLEELAYVPMKELLEIDGLDEATVEALRERAKNALTTLALAQEESLGDNKPADDLLNLEGLDRAIAFKLAARGVCTLEDLAEQGVDDLADIEGLTDEKAGELIMAARNICWFGDEA from the coding sequence ATGAACAAAGAAATTTTGGCTGTTGTTGAAGCCGTCTCAAATGAGAAATCACTGCCGCGTGAGAAGATTTTCGAAGCGCTGGAAAGTGCACTGGCGACAGCAACCAAGAAAAAATACGAACAAGAGATCGATGTTCGCGTAGAAATCGATCGTAAAAGTGGTGACTTCGATACCTTCCGCCGTTGGGTGATTGTTGAAGAAGTGACCCAACCGACTAAAGAAATCACGCTTGAAGCGGCTCGTTATGAAGACGAAAGCTTCAACGTTGGCGAATATGTAGAAGATCAGATCGAATCTGTCACCTTCGACCGTATCACTACCCAAACCGCTAAGCAGGTTATCGTACAGAAAGTACGTGAAGCTGAGCGCGCGATGGTGGTTGATCAGTTCCGCGAACACGAAGGTGAAATCATCACCGGTGTGGTGAAGAAAGTTAACCGCGACAACATCGCGCTGGATTTGGGCAGCAATGCTGAAGCCGTTATCCTGCGTGAAGATATGCTGCCGCGTGAAAACTTCCGCCCTGGCGACCGTATCCGCGGTGTTCTGTACGCAGTGCGTCCAGAAGCGCGCGGTGCGCAACTGTTCGTCACTCGCTCTAAGCCAGAGATGCTGATCGAACTGTTCCGCATTGAGGTGCCAGAAATCGGTGAAGAAGTTATCGAGATCAAAGCAGCGGCCCGCGATCCGGGTTCTCGCGCTAAGATCGCGGTAAAAACTAACGACAAGCGTATCGACCCTGTTGGTGCTTGCGTTGGTATGCGTGGCGCACGTGTCCAGGCCGTTTCTACTGAGCTGGGCGGCGAACGCATCGATATCGTTCTGTGGGACGATAACCCGGCGCAGTTCGTGATCAACGCGATGGCTCCGGCTGATGTGTCTTCTATCGTCGTGGACGAAGATAAGCACACAATGGATATCGCCGTTGAAGCGGGTAATCTGGCACAGGCTATCGGTCGTAACGGTCAGAACGTACGTCTGGCTTCTCAACTGAGCGGTTGGGATCTGAACGTCATGACGGTTGATGACCTGCAGGCGAAGCATCAGGCTGAAGCCCATGCAGCGATCGATAACTTTACTAAGTACCTGGACATTGACGAAGATTTCGCCACTGTTCTGGTCGAAGAAGGTTTCTCTTCGCTTGAAGAACTGGCCTATGTGCCAATGAAAGAACTGCTGGAAATTGACGGTCTGGATGAAGCAACCGTTGAAGCCCTGCGTGAACGCGCTAAAAACGCACTGACCACCCTGGCGCTGGCTCAGGAAGAAAGCCTTGGCGATAACAAGCCGGCTGATGACCTGCTGAATCTGGAAGGTCTTGATCGTGCGATTGCGTTCAAGCTGGCTGCCCGTGGTGTTTGTACGCTGGAAGATCTCGCTGAGCAAGGCGTTGATGACCTGGCTGATATCGAAGGTTTAACCGACGAGAAAGCCGGCGAACTCATCATGGCCGCACGTAATATTTGCTGGTTCGGCGACGAAGCGTAA
- a CDS encoding Translation initiation factor 2, with translation MTDVTVKSLAAEIQTPVDRLVQQFADAGIPKAADDSVTAQEKQTLLAHLNREHGSTPDKLTLQRKTRSTLNVPGTGGKSKSVQIEVRKTRTFVKRDPQEAERLAAEEQAQREAEEQAHREAEETAKREAVLKAEREAAEKAKRDASDKAKRDAAEKDKVSNQQTDDMTKTAQAEKARRENEAADLKRKAEEEARRKLEEDARRVAEEARRMAEENAGVWAEQEKEKGEEDKSDYHVTTSQHARQAEDENDREVEGGRGRTRTTKAARPQKKGNKHSETKADREEARAAGRGGKGGKRKGSSLQQGFQKPAQAVNRDVVIGETITVGDLANKMAVKGSQVIKAMMKLGAMATINQVIDQETAQLVAEEMGHKVILRRENELEEAVMSDRDTGAAAESRAPVVTIMGHVDHGKTSLLDYIRSTKVASGEAGGITQHIGAYHVETDNGMITFLDTPGHAAFTSMRARGAQATDIVVLVVAADDGVMPQTIEAIQHAKAAQVPVVVAVNKIDKPEADMDRVKNELSQYGVMPEEWGGESQFIPVSAKAGTGIDDLLNAILLQAEVLELKAVRKGMASGAVIESFLDKGRGPVATVLVREGTLNKGDIVLCGFEYGRVRAMRNELGQEVLEAGPSIPVEILGLSGVPAAGDEVTVVRDEKKAREVALYRQGKFREVKLARQQKSKLENMFANMTEGEVHEVNVVLKADVQGSVEAISDSLLKLSTDEVKVKIIGSGVGGITETDATLAAASNAILVGFNVRADASARKVIDSESLDLRYYSVIYHLIDEVKAAMSGMLSPELKQQIIGLAEVRDVFKSPKFGAIAGCMVTEGLIKRHNPIRVLRDNVVIYEGELESLRRFKDDVNEVRNGMECGIGVKNYNDVRVGDMIEVFEIIEIQRSIA, from the coding sequence ATGACTGATGTAACTGTAAAATCGCTGGCTGCTGAGATTCAAACCCCTGTGGACCGCCTGGTACAGCAATTTGCTGATGCAGGGATCCCAAAGGCGGCTGATGACTCAGTGACTGCGCAAGAAAAACAAACCTTGTTAGCGCACCTGAACCGTGAACACGGTTCAACGCCTGACAAACTGACGCTGCAGCGCAAAACGCGTAGCACGTTAAATGTTCCTGGTACCGGTGGAAAAAGTAAATCGGTACAAATCGAAGTCCGCAAGACACGCACCTTTGTAAAACGTGATCCGCAAGAGGCCGAGCGCCTTGCAGCGGAAGAGCAGGCGCAGCGTGAAGCGGAAGAGCAGGCCCATCGTGAGGCAGAAGAAACAGCCAAGCGTGAGGCAGTATTAAAAGCTGAACGTGAGGCCGCAGAAAAAGCGAAACGCGATGCCAGTGATAAAGCAAAGCGTGACGCTGCGGAAAAAGACAAAGTGAGCAATCAACAGACTGACGATATGACCAAAACCGCCCAGGCAGAAAAAGCCCGTCGTGAAAATGAAGCAGCAGATCTGAAGCGTAAAGCGGAAGAAGAAGCGCGCCGTAAGCTTGAAGAAGATGCGCGTCGCGTAGCTGAAGAAGCTCGTCGTATGGCGGAAGAAAATGCTGGTGTTTGGGCAGAGCAAGAAAAAGAGAAAGGTGAAGAGGATAAGAGCGATTATCACGTCACCACTTCTCAGCATGCTCGCCAGGCCGAAGATGAGAATGACCGCGAAGTCGAAGGCGGCCGTGGCCGTACTCGCACGACAAAAGCAGCGCGTCCTCAGAAGAAAGGCAATAAGCACTCTGAAACCAAAGCTGACCGTGAAGAAGCGCGTGCCGCCGGTCGCGGTGGTAAAGGTGGCAAGCGTAAAGGTTCCTCTTTACAGCAGGGCTTCCAGAAACCTGCTCAGGCCGTTAACCGCGACGTTGTGATTGGCGAAACCATCACCGTGGGTGACCTGGCGAACAAAATGGCTGTTAAAGGCTCTCAGGTCATCAAAGCGATGATGAAACTGGGCGCAATGGCGACCATCAACCAGGTTATCGATCAGGAAACTGCTCAGCTGGTTGCTGAAGAAATGGGCCACAAAGTTATCCTGCGTCGTGAAAACGAACTGGAAGAAGCGGTCATGAGCGACCGTGATACTGGCGCAGCGGCAGAATCCCGCGCTCCAGTTGTGACCATCATGGGTCACGTTGACCACGGTAAAACCTCTCTGCTGGACTACATTCGTTCAACGAAAGTGGCCTCTGGCGAAGCGGGCGGCATTACTCAGCACATCGGTGCATACCACGTTGAAACTGACAACGGTATGATCACCTTCCTGGATACCCCGGGTCACGCCGCGTTTACCTCTATGCGTGCTCGTGGTGCTCAGGCAACGGATATCGTTGTTCTGGTTGTTGCAGCAGACGATGGCGTGATGCCACAGACAATCGAAGCTATCCAGCACGCGAAAGCGGCGCAGGTGCCGGTGGTTGTTGCTGTGAACAAGATCGATAAGCCAGAAGCTGACATGGATCGCGTTAAAAACGAACTGTCTCAGTACGGCGTTATGCCGGAAGAGTGGGGCGGTGAGTCTCAGTTCATCCCAGTTTCTGCGAAAGCAGGTACCGGTATTGATGACCTGCTGAACGCTATCCTGCTGCAGGCTGAAGTTCTGGAACTGAAAGCCGTTCGTAAAGGCATGGCAAGCGGTGCGGTAATCGAATCCTTCCTCGATAAAGGTCGTGGTCCGGTAGCGACTGTTCTGGTCCGTGAAGGTACCCTGAACAAAGGCGATATCGTACTGTGTGGCTTCGAATACGGTCGCGTTCGTGCAATGCGCAACGAACTGGGTCAGGAAGTTCTGGAAGCAGGTCCATCTATTCCAGTGGAAATCCTGGGTCTGTCCGGTGTTCCGGCTGCCGGTGATGAAGTCACCGTTGTTCGTGACGAGAAGAAAGCGCGTGAAGTTGCACTGTATCGTCAGGGCAAATTCCGTGAAGTTAAACTGGCTCGTCAGCAGAAATCTAAACTCGAGAACATGTTCGCTAACATGACTGAAGGCGAAGTTCACGAAGTGAACGTCGTACTGAAAGCTGACGTTCAGGGTTCTGTGGAAGCAATCTCCGACTCTTTACTGAAACTGTCTACCGACGAAGTGAAAGTGAAGATCATCGGTTCTGGTGTCGGTGGTATCACCGAAACCGACGCAACCCTGGCAGCGGCGTCCAACGCGATTCTGGTTGGCTTCAACGTCCGTGCTGATGCTTCTGCGCGTAAAGTTATCGATTCTGAAAGCCTGGATCTGCGTTACTACTCCGTCATCTATCATCTGATCGACGAAGTGAAAGCAGCGATGAGCGGCATGCTGTCTCCAGAACTGAAACAGCAGATCATCGGTCTGGCTGAAGTTCGTGACGTGTTCAAATCACCGAAATTCGGTGCGATCGCAGGTTGTATGGTGACGGAAGGTCTCATCAAACGTCACAACCCAATCCGCGTTCTGCGTGACAACGTGGTTATCTATGAAGGCGAGCTGGAATCCCTGCGCCGCTTCAAAGATGACGTTAACGAAGTCCGTAACGGCATGGAATGTGGTATC